A genomic segment from Luteolibacter ambystomatis encodes:
- the ligA gene encoding NAD-dependent DNA ligase LigA codes for MDDLFSQNPTSPEPRIRQLRTELAHHNRLYYTDAAPEISDADYDKLYRELEELETKHPEFDDPDSPTKRVGGEPIEGFQQIRHRVPMLSIDDVFELKDAEVPETELIDFYKRLQKGLGRENVEVTVEPKIDGVAVSLLYRDGKLEYAATRGDGTTGDDITHNVRTIRSIPLSLHEPFPSIIEVRGEIFMPNEGFAAMNAERDEAGLPTFVNPRNATAGTLKQLDPRIAAKRPLRFLAHGLGAYDGPELASEDKFHELLEALRLPRNKPVHHVENLHELLDAIRQIDTLRHQLDYGTDGAVVKVLTRSEREKLGFTSRAPRWAAAYKFLPEQKETRLHSITVQVGRTGVLTPVAELDPVFVSGTTVSRATLHNDEEIQRKNINIGDIVLIEKAGEIIPAVVRVITKHDPNSKPFSLFDHVGGKCPSCGGPITKEEGFVAWRCLNFECPAQAVSKIRQFASRKALDIEGVGETVAEALVGKELCRTPLDLFTLTEESLGSLNLGTGTEPRRFGEKNAAKVIEALAAARTKPLDRWLYAMGIRQVGESAAKELSRLFASLTELTTSDLLPAIGERGLKDTWLKANPVNPKKEKLDDAEKERRKQIATEYKPRIAELTEKLAPYSISPELGGVAAQSVVDYFASEAGRHVLERLGELGIDPKSDNHLPIATAADLSALPLAGKTFVLTGTLSIDRDDMKRLIEEKGGKVSGSISAKTHYLVAGEGGGSKRTKAESLGVPVIDEEAVRVMMA; via the coding sequence ATGGACGACCTTTTCAGCCAGAATCCGACTTCTCCGGAACCCCGCATCCGCCAGCTCCGCACCGAACTGGCCCATCACAACCGGCTTTACTACACGGATGCCGCTCCGGAGATCTCGGACGCGGACTACGACAAGCTCTACCGCGAGCTCGAGGAACTGGAGACGAAGCACCCGGAATTCGACGATCCGGATTCCCCCACCAAGCGCGTCGGCGGCGAACCCATCGAAGGCTTCCAACAGATCCGCCACCGCGTGCCAATGCTGAGCATCGATGATGTGTTCGAGCTCAAGGATGCGGAGGTTCCGGAAACCGAGCTGATCGATTTCTACAAGCGTCTTCAGAAGGGCCTCGGTCGTGAGAATGTCGAGGTCACCGTAGAGCCGAAGATCGATGGAGTGGCGGTGTCCCTGCTCTATCGCGATGGCAAGCTGGAGTATGCCGCCACCCGTGGCGATGGCACCACCGGTGATGACATCACCCACAATGTCCGCACCATCCGCAGCATTCCGCTTTCATTGCACGAGCCCTTCCCATCCATCATCGAGGTCCGTGGTGAAATCTTCATGCCCAATGAAGGCTTCGCGGCGATGAATGCGGAACGCGATGAAGCGGGTCTGCCCACCTTCGTGAACCCGCGCAACGCCACCGCAGGCACGCTGAAGCAACTCGATCCGAGGATCGCCGCGAAGCGCCCACTGCGGTTTCTCGCGCACGGCCTCGGTGCCTACGACGGTCCCGAGCTGGCCAGCGAGGACAAGTTCCACGAACTCCTCGAAGCCCTGCGCCTCCCGCGCAACAAGCCGGTACATCATGTGGAAAATCTGCATGAGCTGCTGGATGCCATCCGGCAGATTGACACGCTCCGCCATCAGCTCGACTACGGCACGGATGGCGCGGTGGTGAAAGTGCTCACCCGCTCCGAGCGCGAGAAGCTCGGCTTCACCTCTCGCGCGCCACGCTGGGCCGCCGCCTACAAGTTCCTGCCGGAGCAAAAGGAAACACGCCTCCACTCCATCACCGTCCAGGTCGGCCGCACCGGCGTGCTCACTCCCGTGGCCGAGCTCGATCCGGTCTTCGTCTCCGGCACCACCGTTTCCCGTGCGACGCTCCACAACGATGAGGAAATCCAGCGCAAGAACATCAACATCGGCGACATTGTCCTGATCGAGAAAGCGGGAGAGATCATTCCCGCAGTGGTGCGGGTGATCACCAAGCACGATCCGAACTCGAAGCCATTCTCCTTGTTCGATCACGTCGGCGGCAAGTGCCCGTCGTGCGGCGGCCCGATCACCAAGGAAGAAGGCTTCGTGGCGTGGCGCTGCCTGAACTTCGAATGCCCCGCGCAGGCGGTTTCGAAGATCAGGCAGTTCGCTTCCCGCAAGGCGCTCGATATCGAGGGCGTCGGCGAAACGGTGGCGGAAGCCTTGGTCGGAAAAGAACTCTGCCGCACCCCGCTCGATCTCTTCACGCTCACCGAGGAATCGCTGGGCAGCCTCAACCTCGGCACCGGAACCGAGCCGCGCCGCTTCGGCGAAAAAAACGCCGCCAAGGTGATCGAGGCGCTGGCAGCCGCGCGCACCAAGCCGCTCGACCGCTGGTTGTATGCGATGGGCATCCGCCAGGTCGGTGAATCCGCGGCCAAGGAACTTTCCCGCCTCTTCGCCAGCCTCACCGAACTCACCACCTCCGATCTCCTGCCTGCCATCGGCGAGCGCGGTTTGAAGGACACCTGGCTGAAAGCGAACCCGGTGAATCCGAAAAAGGAGAAGCTGGACGATGCGGAAAAGGAACGCCGCAAACAGATCGCCACCGAATACAAACCGCGTATCGCGGAACTCACCGAAAAGCTCGCGCCCTACTCGATCAGCCCGGAACTGGGTGGAGTTGCGGCTCAGAGCGTGGTCGACTACTTCGCATCCGAAGCCGGCAGGCACGTTCTCGAACGGTTGGGTGAACTCGGCATCGATCCGAAGTCGGACAACCATCTCCCGATCGCCACCGCGGCCGATCTCTCGGCCCTGCCGCTGGCGGGAAAAACCTTCGTTCTCACCGGCACCCTCAGCATCGATCGCGATGACATGAAGCGCCTGATCGAGGAAAAAGGTGGCAAGGTTTCCGGCTCGATCTCCGCCAAGACCCACTACCTCGTCGCGGGTGAAGGTGGCGGCTCAAAGCGTACCAAGGCCGAGTCGCTGGGCGTTCCCGTCATCGATGAGGAAGCCGTCCGGGTCATGATGGCCTGA
- a CDS encoding DUF3142 domain-containing protein produces MSLRWLIFLLFPLTACRKEAPRPAPAIEAYVWQSPSRPEVAAAIQQSHGTVATLHVRAAEMRWTGQAFETNRAVTSRLPKAGCGLVLRIGASASRLEWTPDQVAPVAAVVRELAALQPGEIQCDYDCPQSRLDRYGRLLDALQKEAGAIPLVPTTLPSWLDEPAFKTLVAKRPGYVLQVHSLQLPKQAGQPVVIFDPATARSAAKKAASLGIPFRIAMATYGCEVWFGSDGKVMEVISEDAAPLNKTPASRAFTLADPNESARLIREWNTSPPAGLQAVIWYRLPVEGDRRNWPWVTFQHVVRGEAAAPNLVLESTDHDGTHDLHIVNRGDFPVPLPTTAIITTPVISADGAGAYRLEKHDDGLHYLRREGIWPWLDPGKKIPAGWLRTREPVSRIDWHFTP; encoded by the coding sequence GTGTCGCTCCGCTGGCTGATTTTCCTGCTGTTTCCCCTGACCGCCTGCCGGAAGGAAGCCCCGCGCCCGGCCCCAGCCATCGAAGCTTACGTGTGGCAATCGCCGTCCCGCCCCGAAGTCGCCGCCGCCATACAGCAGTCACACGGTACGGTCGCCACCCTCCACGTCCGGGCCGCGGAGATGCGTTGGACCGGCCAAGCGTTCGAAACCAACCGCGCTGTAACCAGCCGCCTGCCGAAAGCCGGCTGCGGACTGGTGCTGCGGATCGGTGCCTCCGCCTCACGGCTCGAATGGACGCCGGATCAGGTGGCTCCCGTCGCGGCGGTGGTTCGGGAGCTGGCCGCCCTCCAGCCGGGGGAAATCCAGTGCGACTACGATTGCCCGCAATCACGCCTTGATCGCTACGGCCGGCTGCTGGACGCACTGCAAAAGGAAGCGGGCGCGATTCCGCTGGTGCCCACCACACTGCCATCCTGGCTGGATGAACCCGCCTTCAAAACACTGGTGGCGAAGCGACCCGGCTATGTGCTCCAGGTTCATTCGCTGCAACTTCCAAAACAGGCCGGCCAACCGGTGGTGATCTTCGATCCCGCCACCGCCCGTTCGGCTGCAAAAAAAGCCGCGTCTCTTGGTATACCCTTCCGGATCGCCATGGCCACCTACGGTTGCGAGGTCTGGTTCGGCTCCGATGGCAAGGTGATGGAAGTGATTTCCGAAGACGCCGCCCCATTGAACAAAACACCCGCCAGCCGCGCTTTCACCCTGGCGGACCCGAACGAAAGCGCGCGGCTGATCCGTGAATGGAACACCTCGCCACCCGCCGGTCTGCAAGCCGTGATCTGGTATCGTCTGCCCGTGGAAGGTGATCGCCGCAACTGGCCATGGGTGACCTTCCAGCATGTCGTCCGAGGCGAAGCAGCGGCTCCCAACCTCGTGCTCGAAAGCACCGATCACGACGGCACACACGACCTGCACATCGTGAACCGCGGCGATTTTCCCGTTCCACTTCCCACCACCGCCATCATCACCACTCCTGTCATCTCCGCAGACGGAGCAGGAGCCTATCGCTTGGAAAAACACGATGATGGCTTGCACTACCTTCGCCGCGAAGGCATCTGGCCGTGGCTCGATCCCGGGAAAAAAATTCCCGCAGGTTGGTTGAGAACCCGCGAGCCGGTTTCACGTATTGATTGGCACTTCACTCCATGA
- a CDS encoding PLP-dependent cysteine synthase family protein, whose product MLSVPPTAPTGEFLHRTGPTPLAAVTLDPELGPVWCKLEFLNPSGSTKDRIARHILEKARRRGVLKPGDTVVEASSGSTSIALALACAQMGMKFAAFIPASATSERSLMIEALGGRVIRVEGGMARVLEAARDAAATNGWFESRQFENPDNTEAHRLFTGPEILSQVEGRSVDAVVSGVGTGGTLRGLWEAFRDAGCDVSAHAAIPCCGEVFGGNAECCSLAFSSDVPGVVECLSAIYESWKQGGDNGGLREWRIDDRRCLDLTRQLWSLGYPVGPSSGLNYAAALEVLREKGPGAKVVTVFPDRMERYFSHKIFDGLRTS is encoded by the coding sequence ATGCTTTCCGTTCCGCCCACCGCACCTACCGGTGAATTTCTCCACCGCACCGGCCCCACGCCGCTGGCGGCGGTGACACTTGATCCGGAGCTGGGTCCGGTGTGGTGCAAGCTGGAGTTCCTCAATCCCAGTGGCTCCACCAAGGACCGCATCGCCCGCCATATTCTGGAGAAAGCCCGCCGCCGCGGCGTGCTGAAGCCGGGAGACACGGTGGTCGAGGCCTCCAGCGGCTCCACCAGCATCGCGCTCGCGTTGGCCTGCGCGCAGATGGGGATGAAGTTCGCGGCATTCATTCCAGCCTCCGCCACCAGCGAGCGCAGCCTGATGATCGAGGCGCTGGGGGGCCGGGTGATCCGCGTGGAGGGCGGCATGGCGCGGGTGCTGGAAGCCGCCCGTGACGCGGCGGCCACCAACGGTTGGTTTGAATCGCGGCAGTTCGAAAATCCGGACAATACCGAGGCGCACCGCCTTTTCACCGGTCCGGAGATCTTGTCGCAAGTTGAGGGGCGCTCCGTGGACGCCGTGGTCAGCGGTGTGGGCACCGGAGGAACACTGCGAGGATTGTGGGAAGCGTTCCGCGATGCCGGCTGTGACGTGAGCGCGCACGCTGCCATCCCGTGCTGTGGCGAGGTCTTCGGCGGAAACGCGGAATGTTGCAGTCTCGCCTTCAGTTCGGATGTGCCAGGGGTGGTCGAGTGCCTGTCCGCGATCTACGAATCGTGGAAGCAAGGCGGAGACAATGGCGGACTGCGCGAGTGGCGGATCGACGACCGCCGTTGTCTGGATCTCACCCGGCAGCTTTGGTCGCTCGGTTATCCGGTGGGGCCGAGTTCCGGCCTGAATTATGCCGCGGCTCTCGAAGTGCTGCGTGAAAAGGGGCCGGGAGCGAAGGTGGTGACGGTGTTCCCGGACCGCATGGAACGGTACTTCTCACACAAGATCTTCGACGGACTACGAACATCGTAG
- a CDS encoding 3-keto-disaccharide hydrolase — MTRTLIALACCLAPLAHAGEKQLFNGQDLTGWEGQPGFWSVKDGALTGQTTAEHPAKENTFLIWKDGEVADFELTFKYRIVDQDGGTKGFGNSGVQYRSRIVKPEYSVVAGYQADFEVGTTYSGILYEEKGRGILAKRGEKVTITDGEQPGKPNIAVTGQLEKSEDIQAAIKGGEWNEYKVVAKGGHLQHFINGHQTVDVQDNTEIGARKGVIALQLHQGKPMTVQYKDIVLKTE; from the coding sequence ATGACACGCACTCTCATTGCTCTCGCCTGCTGTCTCGCCCCGCTCGCTCATGCGGGAGAAAAGCAACTTTTCAACGGCCAGGACCTGACCGGCTGGGAAGGTCAGCCCGGCTTCTGGTCCGTGAAGGACGGCGCCCTCACCGGCCAGACCACCGCCGAGCACCCGGCGAAGGAGAATACCTTCCTGATCTGGAAGGACGGCGAGGTCGCGGATTTCGAACTGACCTTCAAATACCGCATCGTCGATCAGGATGGCGGCACGAAGGGCTTCGGTAACAGCGGCGTGCAGTATCGCAGCCGCATCGTGAAGCCGGAGTACTCCGTGGTCGCCGGCTACCAGGCCGACTTCGAGGTCGGCACCACCTACAGCGGCATCCTCTATGAGGAAAAGGGCCGCGGCATCCTCGCCAAGCGTGGCGAGAAGGTGACCATCACCGATGGCGAGCAACCGGGGAAGCCGAACATCGCCGTCACCGGCCAGCTCGAGAAATCCGAAGACATCCAGGCCGCGATCAAGGGCGGCGAGTGGAACGAATACAAGGTCGTCGCCAAGGGTGGCCACCTCCAGCACTTCATCAACGGTCACCAGACCGTGGACGTGCAGGACAATACCGAGATCGGTGCGCGCAAAGGCGTGATCGCCCTCCAGCTCCACCAGGGCAAGCCGATGACCGTCCAATACAAGGACATCGTGCTGAAGACGGAGTGA
- a CDS encoding dihydroorotase, translating into MSLLIRNARIASEDSATLREGDVLVEGGIIRSIGKGLSAPEGAKVIEANGRLVMPAMFDAHVHFREPGQEAKETIATGTEAAINGGITGIVMMPNTKPAIDSAPVVRMVLDSAAKNSRIPVYTSGCITKDRAGKELAGIDGMRGLGVKMLTDDGDSVADPAVLLRAMQYASEFGMFFASHCEVPELAGPRALNEGVVSYRLGIKGTPAAAEEIIIDRDIRLAHAAGAHIHIQHVSSKIGMETIRWWKQRGDVKVTAEVAPHHLLFTEEDIGDFDTHYKMNPPLRTKADTEALLQGLIEGVFDLIATDHAPHTPFEKSQDFVSAPNGITGLETALVSLYHYFVATGKFGWDLVVKRYSAEPRRMMGLEPVPVEEGRPADLILFDTEAETTFSLDFMKSKSRNTPFFDKTLKGRVDLVVLGDQILLER; encoded by the coding sequence ATGTCCCTCCTCATCCGCAACGCCCGCATCGCCTCCGAAGACTCCGCCACGCTCCGCGAAGGGGACGTGCTGGTGGAGGGAGGCATCATCCGTTCCATCGGCAAAGGATTGTCCGCGCCGGAAGGGGCGAAGGTGATCGAGGCGAACGGCCGTCTCGTGATGCCCGCGATGTTCGATGCGCACGTGCATTTCCGCGAGCCGGGCCAGGAAGCGAAGGAAACCATCGCCACCGGCACCGAGGCTGCGATCAATGGCGGCATCACCGGCATCGTGATGATGCCGAACACCAAGCCCGCCATCGACTCCGCGCCGGTGGTCCGCATGGTGCTGGACAGCGCCGCGAAGAATTCCCGCATCCCGGTGTACACCTCCGGCTGCATCACCAAGGATCGCGCGGGCAAGGAGCTCGCGGGCATCGATGGCATGCGTGGCTTGGGCGTGAAGATGCTCACCGATGACGGCGACAGCGTGGCCGATCCGGCGGTGTTGCTACGGGCCATGCAGTATGCCAGCGAGTTCGGCATGTTCTTCGCCAGCCACTGCGAGGTGCCGGAACTGGCCGGTCCGCGTGCGCTCAACGAAGGCGTGGTTTCCTACCGTCTCGGCATCAAGGGCACTCCGGCCGCCGCTGAGGAAATCATCATCGACCGTGACATCCGTCTCGCCCACGCGGCTGGCGCACACATTCACATCCAGCATGTTTCCAGCAAGATCGGCATGGAGACCATCCGCTGGTGGAAGCAGCGTGGCGATGTGAAGGTTACAGCCGAGGTCGCACCGCATCACCTGCTCTTCACCGAGGAGGACATCGGCGATTTCGACACCCACTACAAGATGAACCCGCCGCTGCGCACCAAGGCGGATACGGAGGCGCTGTTGCAAGGGCTCATCGAAGGTGTCTTCGATCTCATCGCAACCGACCACGCGCCGCACACGCCGTTTGAGAAGTCGCAGGACTTCGTCAGCGCGCCGAACGGCATCACCGGTCTGGAGACGGCGCTGGTTTCGCTCTATCACTACTTCGTCGCCACGGGGAAGTTCGGTTGGGATCTGGTGGTGAAGCGTTACTCCGCCGAACCACGCCGCATGATGGGCCTTGAGCCCGTGCCGGTGGAGGAGGGCAGACCCGCTGATCTGATCTTGTTCGACACCGAGGCGGAAACGACCTTCTCGCTCGACTTCATGAAGTCGAAGAGTCGCAACACGCCGTTCTTCGACAAGACGCTGAAGGGTCGCGTGGACCTCGTGGTGTTGGGAGATCAGATCCTGTTGGAGCGCTGA